The DNA region aaatcctaGGATCCTATCTTGATTTTGATACACATCTAAAAAAATATACTTTTGTGACATTTGATTTTCTTAATTGCTTTACTGGCTGAAACGAATCTGTTCGTATACACAATAGATGAGTACGTCGGCGATTGAAGTTAGTGGTGAAAAAGTGAAAGCAATGTGGGATAAGAGATTGACAGAAATATTTTGTGATATTTGTATTAAAGAGTTATTGGAAGGCAATAGGCGTGGTACTCATTTCACAAAAGATGGATGGTTGAAAATAATGACTAACTTTGAGAAAGAAACAGGCAAGGGTTTTTCACAAAGACAACTTAAAAATAGGTGGGATGCCTTAAAAAAGAATGGAAAGCTTGGAAGAAACTTAAAGGCGAAGATACTGGTCTAGGGTGGAATCCTATAAAAAGAACCGTTGATGCATCAGATGATTGGTGGGAGAGTAGGCTAAAGGTACATTAATAATTccctatatttttgttttttttcttatttatgagttTATTGATAATTACTGTTATTAAACTATCTTTTGATATGTAGGTTGTGCCTAAAGCTCAAAAATTTAGAACATCGGGCATTGATCCTGAATTCGAAGGGAAGTTAGACCAAATGTTCATGGGGATAGTTGCTACAGGTGATAAAGCATGGGCACCTTCTTCTGGTACACTCCGTAGTgatatttttgaagttgttaacAATGAAAtacctgaagagaatgaagaaAAAATGTAAGAAATGATGTTCGCATTTTAAATGatgttcacatttcaaatgatgTTCAAATTGATGGAAACGGTCAAAAAAGGAAAAACCCTGAGATATCAAGTTCACATTTTAAAACTGGAAGAAAGAAATCCTCAAAGCAAATTGGAGGGGCTGCAAGATTGTCTagtcaaatagaaaaattatgcaaTGCAGCTGACAATATGAGTCAAGCCACATCTAGTTTGACTCATGTTATGGATCCATATGGTATTCCACAAGCAGTCAAAGTGCTCGACAGCATGTCGGAAGAAGTTCCAGAAGCTAGTCTGCTATACTTTTTCGCACTTAGATTATTGCTCAATAAGGACAAGCgaattatgtttttatcaattaatcccaAGATTAGAGCTTTATGGCTTAAGAGGGAAATGGAAGATAGCTGAAAATTTTCTAATCTTCTAGGGTTAGGAGATATCTATTATGTGACTAAACAAAAATCCTAAACTA from Gossypium hirsutum isolate 1008001.06 chromosome A04, Gossypium_hirsutum_v2.1, whole genome shotgun sequence includes:
- the LOC107960549 gene encoding L10-interacting MYB domain-containing protein-like; this encodes MSTSAIEVSGEKVKAMWDKRLTEIFCDICIKELLEGNRREWKAWKKLKGEDTGLGWNPIKRTVDASDDWWESRLKVVPKAQKFRTSGIDPEFEGKLDQMFMGIVATGDKAWAPSSGTLRSDIFEVVNNEIPEENEEKMKNPEISSSHFKTGRKKSSKQIGGAARLSSQIEKLCNAADNMSQATSSLTHVMDPYGIPQAVKVLDSMSEEVPEASLLYFFALRLLLNKDKRIMFLSINPKIRALWLKREMEDS